A region of the Littorina saxatilis isolate snail1 linkage group LG12, US_GU_Lsax_2.0, whole genome shotgun sequence genome:
cgATGCAAGTGCTACAAAGCCAAAGTACTGTGCAACTCAAGATGTCACAGCAGCCAATCTTGCACCAATAAATAAGACGCACCATGAAGAaatttttaagtgtcttttcaTTGCCATAATTatgtcttggtttaaacacggttttattcaattaaacatgAGACAATAATAAAACGAGAAATAATAGGGCTATGAACTCAAGCGAATGCTTATATTACGTGCAATATGTCTGTGCTGTACATGCccggcttgttttgttttgatcttGTATCATAATGGACTGTTCTACCACGGCTGGCCGCAAATGACAGTATAGGAGAGAGATGTGAGTGTCATAATGTACCTTTTAATGTACTCGTTCAGATTTTATGTTAACAATTTTATGAAATAATTAcagtttaagagagagagagagagagagagagagagagagagagagagagagagagagagagagagagagagagagaaagagagagagaaatatgagTGTATAACTTGCATTAATATAAGGAAACCAGAATCATTAAATGGTTCACAAGCAACCAACAAAGCACTTGTTTCCcttcaaatgtgtttcagtaaatttgcgaatttcctgccCCTTGAAAacaggaaattcgcaaatttcctagaatttttaggaaattCGTGAAATCcccgagtgaaacaggaaattcacaaatttactgaaattttcagggatttcgcaaatttcctggttttgagaatttactgtaacagaTACATGGAGTGAAAATTAGAATGTGGAACAAACTTACTAGTTACTTgtttctcttttaattcaatCTATGATTCAACCATCATTTGAGAATTTAACTCCAGAAATGATAAATTGAAAAGCAGTATGAGAGATTATGCAAATGAGtactaacaagaagagcaaacgctcgatcgagtcactttcgcagttctgaatattatatgaggcatcagatggacaggaagaaattgctattcacaacacaatacagatgtaaataatttgatgtaaagaataatcctataaagtttgaatcaaatccgatgaatagtttcagagatatgatatttcaatttttttccttcaagacatacctgtgaccttgaaaaaggtcaaaggtcaccaaagcagacgtcaaagtgtagaggtcactgggagtcacgttcacataaaatttgagcccggtcacttttatagtttccgagaaaagcccaacgttaagttgtgtgttgccgaacagaaaaggctagttatctcccttgtttttctgataacgttcgtaaaaggctacagatgtaaatactttgatgtaaagaataatcctacaaagtttcaatcacatccgatgaactttgtcaaagatataaaatgtctaatttttcctttgacgctgacctgtgaccttgaaaaaggtcaaaggtcaacgaaaccatcgttaaagtgtagaggtcattggaggtcacgactaaacaaaatatgagcccgatcgctttgatagtttccgagaaaagtccaacgttaaggtggtgtctacggacggccggccggccggccggccggacagactaacactgaccgattacatagtcactttttctcaagtgactcaaaaatagacCTGACAGTGCCTATGCTATTTTCCAAACCTACTTCCTTTTCACCAGTGAGCCGTTTTGAAATTAAGTTACCAACTGGAACTTAGCGAAAACTGTTCTCTCATTTAAATTGAAGTTTTGAGTCAATAATTATTGATAATTTACATCaggacaagggaggcaactgtgTTATTTTTGGTTTTCATTAATGTCAGAAATTTTTCAAACATGGTTATTTTCCATCATGTAGATGaaacttgtttaaaatcaagttCATTCATGAGAGTGATTCTGGGGGGTAAACAGGCCTGAAGCTGGtttttgtatttaaaaaaaaaaagttaatgtGTAAGGGATTGTTACCTTGAATACAGTTTGTCATATAAATACAGGTTGGCCTTGGAGGGGGTTGACAGGTATGGACTTCCAATGTAGGGAAAACCTCAACATCTAAGCCCACAAATATCTACAAAAAAATGTATAGTTAGTGATCTCAAATTTTAACTTGATCTGTCTGAGTGCCGTGCTGTTTTAAACCTTAACCTGTTTCATGCAAAGAAAGCTTTGTctgattacaaacaagtcagcCTGGCCAGCAGAAACTAGAATGTGCTCCCACTAAACTCCTTCATGGGTACATGAAAGAGTGGGCCAAACCGCACTGACCATATCTCACCTGGCGGTCGTACACCACCTGCACTTCCTCAATGGGTCCGTAGCGACCAAACACCTCCCGCAGGCCTCTTTCCTGGGTGTACAGACTCAAGCCAAACACTCCAATGCACCGGTTTGGGTCGGGGTTATCCTGCACAGACAGCACGCCAGTTTTATATGTTCATTTTGCAAAGACACACAAGGCGGATGCAAAAGTAAACCATCTGGGCTCTGGAATAGCTTGTACGAACAGCATTAACTTGCTGTACATGAGTCACTACGAGCATTTGCACAAGACTCACTCAAATTCATTGAATTTTAATTAAAGGATGTGCAAGTGCAACCACCAACAACCTCACCCCAACAAATTGTTCAACACAAGAAAGTACACAAGCATGTTGACAACAGTTAGGGTGAACACTAACCAACTATTAATATCATATCACATTATCAGTCATGTTGCATGTGACCTATCCAAAATCTTAAAACTGTAAACATAGCCAAAGCAATAAGCTTTGGAGACACCTCCGGTTCTATGTTTTGTGACACTAGCACAAATGAGGAAACTGACTAAAATGATTTCTTCAGTGCACTCACCATGGGAAGGTGTGTTAAAGTGCAGTTACACATAAAGTAATGCAttgaatacacaaacacaatatTTCCAGGGGTAAGCCCCACTATATTTTCATCAACAAATCACAAGggttttttttcacaaaaaatcacaagtttttttttattatacaaaaaaagaaaacaagaagaaaataagccATTAAGTATTAGCTAcagtagacccccccccccccccccacaattccttttttattttctgttgataacctctataaatttacctccattttatgaCTCCCTTCTCTTTAAAGCTATGTTTCCATTTAGCAGCGCGATGGCTACAAAAACGCGATGTCACTAACAAATTTTGTCGTCAGAGTTTCCATTAAAAGCGGGATGGTAtgcagatttttttctttctggctTGACTTCTAATGATAAATCCGTCAAAAACTCCCTTAACTATGCTGTATTTAAGGTCAACTATATTTGAAGCTACTTACGTTGGTgagaaaattgaaaaaaaaaagagaaatgaaATGGAAAATCCACTTTTATTTTAACAAAAAGCTCAAAAAAACGGAACCCAGTGTCTTTGACAACCTCTTAAAGAATCCTTACTGGACGATGTGCAGCTCAGGGAATAAGTTTATCTGACgaaaaaacagtcaaaatagaTTATAAAGCTGGTTGTTCGAGGTCTCTGAATATTTGTAATTACTAAAACAACGTCCACTTTGGGCGCAAATGCCGCACAGCTTCAGTTTTTTTCACGCCAGGGAGCGGACAAAATCTTTCCATCGAACCGTCACGCGGCACGTCACCGCAGCCACACATATGCAAACATGCGATCTTTTTTActactgttgcgatcggttttacCGCTGTCGCAAACTCGCTGACACCATCGTGCCGCCGTCGGGTCGCTGTATAAAAACATAGCTTTAGACCTGATTCTCAGAtgctggaggtcttaaaatgggggttccactgtatcatgaAGCACTTACCCTGTCCCTTGAACCCAAATCCATTCGAAACAAAAAGCAACCCTGTCTTACTGAACAAAATATTCCAAGTACTACATGTACTTGTTATCTCAAAATACTTACCCTATCCCCTGCATGTCGCTTTCTGGTAGACATAGGAGATCGACTGTGGCCGCGACTGTAGGATGACCCAGCGTATTTGTCATGCCTGTCATAATCAGCATCTCGTCGACCTCGACTGGAACAGTAATGATCAGAATCAAGTGAGGTCAAAACTCTATTAGCAAGATCAATTATCAACAGGAAAGAAGTACTCAGGCCAAAATCTAAGGTTTTTCAGTAATAATCTGCTAAAAACGGGCAGGATTAGACTGTTCTTTGTGTTTGGTCACTTCTTTCAAATAAGTAGATCTCTTCAACCATGGCTCCTGTGGCGAGACTTCCACGGATGACCAAACAATTGTCAGTATCTTCATGATTTCTCCAATATTAAAGCTGTAAGACATAACTGCTATTCTGActcggtcgtgtgacagagattTCTTCCACACTTGACTGTTGGCACCTCACCGACAGCGTTGAGTCAAAAAAGATTAACAAAAAGTCTAACAAGTCATCATGTTAGATTAGCCAGTAATGAAAAACAGTAATGACCCCAGCAAAATCTGGAATAACATCACGATTCATACACAAAAAACAGGCCTTGCAGAGTTAGCCATCCCCTTTGGACTGCTGGTAGTGTTATACATAAGTGTGGCCACATGAGCAAAGGGAAGACCACCTCCCCATTGCTGGAGTATTGGGTTGTTTCCCTtattcacattttttatttcacaaGAACACTACATTGAAATAGTGCATCATTTCCGTTATCATTTTTATCTCCAACTAATTTCACCTTCCTACATTATTGTACATCATATATCAACTATTCAACTATATTTTTAGAAAGTGCTTTCTCTGCATGGCCATTCCTGTCTGAACAGTTCCACTCCAATATTCACGTCTTCAATAATGAACATTTAATTTAATATGCCAGCAAGCAGATAAGAGAATGACGAAGAGCACCAATTCTTGATCAAAGCAATTCAAAATTACACTCCTCAGTTTTTCAATCGGCACAATTCCCCTTCGATGAAAGTAGGAGATAAAATTTCTTACCTTCTACTTCGTGAGCTGCACACAAAAATTTACCGAACATCATTATTcattcaaaattacattttattCAAAATTACATTCAATAAATAGGATTTGCACCATTATATTGTAAATTGAAGGCAAACGAAACAACAGTAGGGTAAAATAACACAACATTGGTGAAGAACTGGCGTTCAAAATGACATTGTGGATCTTAAACTGACAGAAGGGCGATTTTGGTGCACATAAACATTGCATCTTTCTCCGACTAGAACGCATCCAGTAATTCACATCCACAGTAGCTCAGTGTCAGACAATAATTATACAATATgtacataaaaacaaaaataacaaaattcaGTAGTGGTACTGTGAAAGTTAAAGATTCACAACTCCCAATAAAACCACCATTGAAGcggtttttttccttcttttcagTGTTTGTGAGCGTTTTGGGGAAGGGGGCCGCAAGACTGCATTCATGGTAGATCCAACGCTGCAATACTTACTGTCGGGAATGCCTGCGGCGGTGTCGTGGACTTCTTGACCGACTCCGAGAGCGAGAATGATGCCTGCGACTGGAAGAAGACAAAACACCTTGAGATCCACATTTTAATCTCAGACCTGAATTCATCATCTACTGTTCAGACGTAACATATATCAAGCATTAATTACTACTGACAAGCtagtaaggcctaaaaaaaaaataggtgtggttacggtaacccgacctaccctatttttgggggccgaccctataactttttattacatttgtcaaaaaaatacccaaaacaacaagtaaacgagtgcagaaaacgcaatgaaagcgaaagcgcccgagtcgcacacttatttccctgtcaagtaggtttaatttgtacacattagaaaaaaaaagtttaaaaaaaaaaaaaagtgattgcctaccttcctaccctatttgtttcggctatgttaccgtaaccacacctattattttttttggcctaatattAAAACGAGTAAAGAAAGCAACTTTGGTGAATTCATTTTAAAAGCATATGATCTCTGCTTTGGAGACAGATACTGAGATAGCATGCACGAGTCACTTAATTTTAAGTATATTTGTTAACCTTACCACAGGAATTACTTGACTCTTTTCAAATGTCCTAGGAGCGTAAGAAATGAAGCAGGTTTTAAGTTTACCTTCTGTGGTGTCTGTGCATGgagcgagagtgagagcgtgACCTTGAGCGATGGCGGTGTACACTGCTTGACTTCCCGTTTGTCTTGGCAGGTTCTGCGTCAGGAGATGGGGACTTCTTCAGCAGTGCCTCTCCTCCCTCTCCGTCTGCATCAATCTCAATCTCCTTTGGAGGTGAAGTCTGAAGAAAAAGAATTAATTAAAAATACAACAGTCAACAGCATTATTAATTAGACGCAAATCATTTTATTTAAACTTAAATATAtatgaatgttttatgtatacTCTGTGATTAAAGGTTTCataaactaacctttcttgttgaTGTTTGTAATCTTTAACGAACTATTTAAACAGTTTATTAAGTTTCAGCCTTTTACCTGCCATGTATGAATAAAACAACaggttacattttttttaatatttgtttgtttgtttatttgttgcttaacgtccagccgactacgcagagccatatcaggacgaggaagggggggatgaagggggccacttgtcaagcgattcctgtttacaaatgcactaacccattacttgtgtcccagcaggctttagtaaaactaaattaatacctactggaagattaccagtttccagtatgttaaaatatttaaataggcttaacctatctactgctggacttacatcagaacactaacactatacatgaatcgcgagacaagcggcaagagaagagatttttggaaaaaatacaggtgaatgagcaaggcagaaaaaagaaaagaattcatgaagaaaaagagagcatgacaggaaagaggaaccaaaaatctacctaacagcaaactagaaagctcctgcggttccaaaaacaggaggggcctttaatttcataaccgcagtgccccactgcgggattttttaatataaataatttttaaaaaaaagtaagccGGTGGCAGGGATTAAATCATTATTTGAACCTTTGACCACATAAACGATGGCACAATTCGCTGCAGTGAGCTATGAACGGCTGTATGTTATGCAGGCAAAACAAGGAAAGTCCTTTTTCTGAGATACCTGTGAGTGTGACTGTCGGTTCCCGATACTGCGCGCACCGTAACTGACTAGTTCCTGAGCCACTCcattataattatatatttAGCAGAACCTTCAGAAGAAAAAGTAGCAAATAAGAAAGGTCATTTCCAGGACGGGTATTCATGACCTGATTAGCAGCACTTGACCACATGTAGTGGCACTGTCTGAGTCATAAATTTATATAGCCCTAAGTGCCATTCAATTTATGAAACCCAGATTGAGATAGACCCGCTAAAGTTACATGACTGCGGTAAAGTTAAAGAACCTTCCTCTGTTCGCTATAATCGCTAACGGCGTGATATAGCCGTTATTCTATTGTTTGGATGACTGTGTCCGTATGTTGTGTTATGCAATGGGGCAACTCGCTGACCGTGGATCTCTCGAATACATGTAGTAGGGAAGCATCTATTGCATGGTTGCGATTTTCTTTGATAAGGGTGTATGTGCGCTTGTGTACAGAGCAAGAAATGAGGGAATATTAATAACCTTGATAAATAATGAAGTTCTAACTTGGTGACATGAATAACAGTGAAAATCCGAATTTACAGCTCTTTATAGCCAGCTGACATCACTTCCAAGTTCAAATGTCGCACTACTTGTGAATACCTCTGAATCCTGCTGAATGTTTGCTTTCATCCATGAACATATGCAGCCGTATACTGTCAGTGTAAGTTCTGAATTCTGAGAGGAGCTATGTAACACATATATCATACCCCGCATAAGCCATGTAACATTAAAGCCTCACTACGCCTCAGATGAAGTTTACAGAACGATGTAATCTTTCACAAAATAAGCCATTCTAACCtaatggaacacacttgcactaGCAAAAGCATTTAACAGCAGTAAacgacacagttcgtttgaatggctatttagtaAGCGTAAACTTCAcacctggggccagtttcataagatagcagtgaaccgactgacagtcgatcgactgcccagtcgatcgactgcccagtcgatggactgtggttgatcgccgggtcaccgaaaagcgcgtttcatgagcgaatcaccgtcacccgcggacaaccgcagtcgaccgactgtacagtaatccgaatggccaagtcgaaggctaaatttagcaacattaccacttccgtttgctcattcgcacgtggaaatggccgatttcgaagaaaaaactagtctcg
Encoded here:
- the LOC138981665 gene encoding transformer-2 protein homolog beta-like isoform X1; the encoded protein is MSDFEFETSPPKEIEIDADGEGGEALLKKSPSPDAEPAKTNGKSSSVHRHRSRSRSHSRSMHRHHRSRRHHSRSRSRSRSPRHRRRHSRHSRSRSRGRRDADYDRHDKYAGSSYSRGHSRSPMSTRKRHAGDRDNPDPNRCIGVFGLSLYTQERGLREVFGRYGPIEEVQVVYDRQTGRSRGFAFVYFRSSDDAYEAKDRCNGIDIDGRRIRVDFSITERAHTPTPGIYLGKPSGSPSRSPGRRQYTSSFRRSPSPNGYSFRHSRSFSPPRKYY
- the LOC138981665 gene encoding transformer-2 protein homolog beta-like isoform X2, whose product is MSDFEFETSPPKEIEIDADGEGGEALLKKSPSPDAEPAKTNGKSSSVHRHRSRSRSHSRSMHRHHRSRRHHSRSRSRSRSPRHRRRHSRHSRSRSRGRRDADYDRHDKYAGSSYSRGHSRSPMSTRKRHAGDRDNPDPNRCIGVFGLSLYTQERGLREVFGRYGPIEEVQVVYDRQTGRSRGFAFVYFRSSDDAYEAKDRCNGIDIDGRRIRVDFSITERAHTPTPGIYLGKPSGSPSRSPGRRQYTSSFRRSPSPNGYSFRHSRSFSPPR